The Plutella xylostella chromosome 11, ilPluXylo3.1, whole genome shotgun sequence genome contains the following window.
CTTATTACAAAAGTATGATATTTCATGGCGGCGGCGCCGACgacggcggcggggcggcgggggaGGGGCTCACGTGTAAAATTTATGCATTGATATCAAGTTTACCCGTGTGACCTGAAAATCATGAACgtaaggtaagtattttttatgactagctgttgcccgcgtCTTTTAAAGTATGGaaccaaaaaacaaaaataggtttaatttcattaagttCCCTTAAATGCAAAtgagaattttattattactataatGTGTACTAACTTTATGGTATAGTTTAATGATTGATAGTGTAGtcaaatgaattaaatagtaataaaaatatttacctgcATAGTTACATGTAAAAAgcttatttcattattattaattttattacaaaacatTACATTGTCGAACCATAAGCCTttattctacagggtgttgcaaaattggtatactaagccgaaacctacatgtgcagcctggtatatctaagcccaaaactgaaatcagaatttggaaattcgcgaaaaaaaatattcattctccatagtaaaaagtcacgtgaccaacatagtttttatggaaaattatttttttttttcgcgaatttccaaattctgaaatcagtttcaggcttagatataccatgctgcacatgtaggtttcggcttaatataccctttttgcaacaccctgtagagggCTAGGTGGATGCACCGGTTTACCTCAACTCGATCtataagtttgtaataaaacaatcagatcaaaataatataattaaacacTTATGTCTTGTACCTACCAATGTACCCCCATACGGCCCATGCGGGGTAGGAGGCCGGGGTGCATACGGTGAGCCTATTACCATTTTTCGGaaacatccaagacccgataCAGCgaatcgaacctgggaccttTGGCGCTTTAGTCAGTGAACTAACCGCTGCACCATTGTAACAAAacaactataataataaaaccagATGGGTGTTTAATTAGCGGGTTAGGGAACGTGTTGATCTAAACTAAGGGTTGTATCGAGAGGGGTTGATTGGTAAattaatacctataaaataggTTCTTACTTCATTTAAGTATCAATCTATTCTGGaatgagtattatttatgtactatctaatatattttttataactatacaGCAATGTTACATAAGCTCACGCGTTTCATTACTCTAGAGGGGTAGGCAACTAAGAAGATTTAACTGTTTGTCAATTTATGAGATTCAATCATCTTTCGTGGTTAGGACCGGAGGGTTACTTTTTTCATCAAAACCATACTTTGTACGTGCTTAAAATTTAGATGCGAACGTATGATACCTACAGCAGCCATGAGTGGTCCATTAAGCATTCCAAATAGAGTAAATTCTATACTGGTTTGACTAAATTACCAAATTATGAAATGAGGTGACAcgtgtataattttattattcccCCACCACTAGGTAAGAATAAACGCTAGCAGAACCTAAAGCAATAAAGTTCAATATAGTGTGATTTTCTTTTTTGCACACGCATCAGTTTGCATTGTTATAAAACAGTAATTTACGCCATCATAGCGTTCATTTCTGCCTGCGCGCTTCAATCAAGCATCCATCCTGTTGCACCGTGTGTCGCTACCATACCCCGCCCCGcaccgcgccgcgccccccgcagACACCCGTGCCGTACCActgccaccgccgccgccgccaccgccaccgccgccgccaccgccgccgccgccgccgcccaccgCCCGCTGCCTCCGCGCCTAGCCAGCCTATAGTGCCGCCTGCATCAACTCAAGCAAACAAGCTCTATCTTTGTAAAAtgttagtaagtatttttggaacgtttttattttttttgaatgTTTAACTACATCcccatttaaattataatggaTTCTGTTGTATTTATCTTGTAATTTAATGTCCtgtcataatttaattacttcaTCATCAAGTCGTGGGAACctactttaatacttttattattcacTTTTCAGGTCTGATTCTGAGTGCGAATCATTTGTTGCGCaagacgccgccgccgccgcagcgaAGAAGAAGCCAGCAGCGAGCAAGAGGAAGTCGAGCGCAAGTGCATCGAGTACCTCAAGCAGTACCAACAAGTAAGATCActatattatcatttatttactagagtaggttataatttttttatgagaattaaaataataattaataagtatatcAACACGCTAATTTTACCTCAATCAATCAGTAATATTGATTTGCATTGATTCTAAGTTTAGCTAATTTCATACAGTTatgttttaaatcatttaaacagtaaaaaaaattaatgataCGATAATAATAGGAGTTAATTcacatatttttatgacaACAATCACTTTTTCTATAGTTAAATAACATAcctacagacgaattgagaacctcctcctttttgaAATCGGTTAAACactattttaaataagaaCTCAGTGCTGTGCTATCACAGCTTTTGCTAACACATTACtactatatacttatatatttttattaagaacTTGGACTGGCTAGGTCTTTGACTAAATGATAACAATTACGAAGActtaaaattcataaattaaatatataaaataaagctCAAATCTCGACCggggtagatatttgtttgatAAGAATATTTGGTGCTCATGTCTTTGatagtaaatatttgtattgtatggtATTGATATATCCAACCCGCCTGCTAGGTGTGGAGATTATGCTCATAACCCTCCTGCAGTTATTTTTGTGTGTAATGAAATTGAGGACTGTTGAGATtcattagatatttatttatatattgttTACATAAGTACGacatcataaaatttaattaaactaaacaatcaaaaatacctacttcaaaAATGACTGTGATGTTTAATTTGTGTATTTAGCGagcaaagtaaatacctatatatacttatatattatttttttcaggtcccagaaaaaaaagaaaactgtGGATGTGTTCGGACTCTGCAACGAGGACGAATACAACGAATGCGTGTTGCAGTCGAAGACTCTACCATCATTCGTTGTGAATCGCGTGGCCAACGGTAACCAGCGGCGGGTTGGCAGCACATCCGGCGAATTCTATGCGGAGCTGAAAGTCTACGCGCGCCACGACGCTGAGGAAGCTCCCAAGGACACCCGCTGGACAAAGGCCTTGCTCCGACTAAACTGCTACCTTGAAGAGGGCTCACCGCAGTGGAAGCTGTTGCATCGCTTCGTGAAAGAGGCCGGTACACTCTTCGAGGACTGTGTACCGTCATTTTATAACCCCGACTTGGTTAAAATTAAACAGGCCGACTGAGGCAATTTTACTATATAtttccatatttttatttttcctattGGGTACTTATATGtggtattaaatattattttggtatTGGTATAATTACAGGTAAACGTGGTATTGGATATTATTTTGGTATtggtataggtataggtacaggTAAATAAAGCTACAGctaattttttaattagtgTATGTTACTTTGTAAATTCTGAGTTAGTATtggtataggtataggtacaggTAAATAAAGCTACAGctaattttttaattagtcTGTGTATGTTACTTTGTAAATTCTGAGTTAGTTAGGTACTAGGTAACTTCAATATTTTTGTCAGTCAATCTATCCCTAAGCTTGAAGTCTTCTTCAGTCTATAGaattccactgctggacgtaggacTTTTCGCATCCAATCTATTACCAGACACCTTTTGCAAGTAGTCATCCTTCGTCCTACACTACGTTTGTCTAGTCGCGGTCTCCACTCCCGAACACGTTTGCAGctttgaagttttttttacaaattttatagACACATATTTAGCgtgaaggaaaatatcgtgaggaGACCTGTGTGCATAATTAGATACCTCAAGACCACTTTAAATCAGACTCGGTGAGAGAAGGCTTTTGTCGTGCTTGGTGGCTTGGTGgtttatagtacctataaattgcaataatatatacccatataagtacctaatttctAGTTAGTTAATCAACAGATCGCAAAATGCCATTTTGCACTGTATGTACAGTAACTATTGACAAGAGGAAGTGGATTGGTCATTTGCGGAGTAATTCCCATAAGAAAAATAACATTGTTATTGCCGTGGAGGATGGAGTGCAAAAAATTTTGTCCGCATTCCGAGATAGAATAGCTACTTATAGAATTGTTGTGCCAGAAGGCAAAGAGCTTTACTCAACGtctttatttttcatcaatataaggaataaaataaaatcacttTTAGATCAATCACTACAAAAACATACTAGTATCAAAGTAAACTTTGAACTTTTTTCAACATTCTTGATGATGAGCAATGATAATCAGGAGATAAAATCCTTTTCAaccaaaaatatttctctccattttaattatgattttaataaaattttctctGAAATAGAATCCGAACTGATGAAAAAAATGGAAGAGTTTCAGGAAAGGGACTCGGGCTGGACCTTTTTGAATAACTCACATTTTGAGATTAACATCAATAAATATCAACCACTCAGCGGGTCCAAGTACACAGCTTTACCTCGATTTATAAAGAACAAGAAAGCGtgtttaaatattcaaaacaatGATGAATATTGCTTCCTGTGGTGTGTTACAGCAGCCTTACACCCAACAAAGATCCACCCCGAACGGGTGTCTTCCTACCCTAATTTTCAGGATTTATTCAACACTGAAAACATGAATTTTCCTGTAAGTTTCGCAGATATCAccatatttgaaaaaaataatccaAATATTACTGTCAACGTATATGGTTTGAGCGATGGTAAGTTTATTGAAGGACCATTATACAGATCACAATCAATGAACAAAAAAGCTAGGCATATTAATATATTGCTCGTTGAAAACGAGGATAAATCACATTACTGTTTGATTAAAAATCTACCCCGCCTTGTGAGAAGTCAAATCACTAAGCATCATGGAAATTTATTCTTTTGTGATACATGTTTGTCATTTTTCAAATTACAAGAAGACTTAACCAATCATGTTTGTGGAGAGACAGCCTATTTTTTACCCGAAAAAGGTTCTTTTCtccaatttaaaaattatgacaAGAAACAAGATGTACCCTATGTAATCTATGCTGACTTTGAGACAATGTTACAACCAGTGCATGGTTGCGAACCCAACCCTAATATTGCTAATACAACTGACCTGCACCATCATATACCGATTGCTTttggatataatataatttgttcAGTTGATGAAACCCAAAATCGCTACGTTTCTTACAGAGGTAGGGACTGTGTTTCAAAGTTTATTCAATCGCTACAAACTGATTGTAAAAAAATTCATGATTCGTTAAATACCAACAAACCAATGATTTTCACGGAGTCAGACGATCTGAATTTCCAAAAAGCAAAGCGCTGTCATATTTGTAACCATTTTCTATGGAATGATAAAGTTAGAGATCACTGTCACATCTCCTCACGCTACCGCGGCGCGGCTCATGCTCATTGTAATTTGCAATATAAATCACCTAATTTcataccaatattttttcataacttATCAGGATATGATTGTCATCTTTTCATCAAGGAACTTGGTGAACTTCCTGgaatgataaaattaattcCAAAAACAAAGGAAAATTATATTTCCTTCACAAAATTTTTACCCATCGGTGATGGAGATCACATTCAGTTGCGATTTACCGATTCATTCAAGTTTTTGGGAACCAGCTTAGAGAAATTAgctaaaacattaaaaaaagaagACTTTCATTGCCTACGCAAGCATTTTCCAGAAGATAATCACTTTAGTCTTTTGACGCGTAAGGGAGTCTACCCTTATAATTACATGAGTAATTGGGAGACTTATTTAGAAGACAGTCTACCTTCCCAGTCCAAGTTTTTCAATACTATGACGAATGAACACATTTCAACTGAAGATTATCAACATGCCCAGTCAGTTTGGAGTCAGTTCGAAATTCATAACTTAGGTGAATATACTGATTTGTATCTCAAAAGTGATGTATTAATTTTAACGGACATTTTTGAAAGTTTTCGTAAGACATGCAAACGCCATTACCAGCTAGACCCAGCATTTTATATCACTGCCCCAAGTTTGTCATTTGATGCTATGTTGTTAAAGACAGGCGTTAAACTAGAACTTTTAAATGATTTATCCATGATCCGTATGATTCAAAGTGGAATTAGAGGAGGAGTAGTTATGTGCTCCCATCGTCATGCGAAAGCAAACAACAAATCTATGACTGATTATGATCCCTCAAAAGAAGATTCATACATAGTCTATTTAGATtgcaataatttatatggTTATAGTATGTGTCAACATCTCCCTGAGTCTAATTTTAGATTCCTCAAGCAATATGAAATTGACCAACTTGATATTTTATCAGTAGAGGACGAGGCGGATCATGGTTATATACTTGAAGTAGATTTGGTGTATCCGCGGAACTTACATAGTGAACACGATGATTTACCATTTTGTCCTGAAAAATGCACCCCACCCGGAGgaagaaataaaaagttaattcCAAATCTGTATGATAAATACAATTACGTTATTCACTATAGGCATTTAAAAACATGCTTACAGCATGGCTTAATTTTGCAAAAAATTCATCGCGTGATTACGTTTAAACAAAGATCTTATCTTAAAACATATATCGACCTTAACACAAAACTTCGTCAAGAAGCTAAATCAGTGTTTGAACAGGATTtctttaaacttttaaataattcagtGTTCGGAAAAACATTAGAAAACATCGAATCCAGGGTTAAAGTTCACTTGGTGAAGCAATGGAGTGATACGACcaacaaaaccaaaaagtcATTGAGTGTTGATAAACTAATTGCAAGCCCAAATTTCCACAGTATCTCTGTTTTTAGTGAGAACTTAGTAGCTGTTCAGATGAAACCTAAACGAATCGTTATGGATAAACCGATATATATTGGATTCTCAGTTCTTGAGCTATCTAAAGCGCACATGTACCACTTTCATTACGATATTGTAAAACCATATTATCAAGATAGTGTTAAAATGTGCTACACGGACActgatagttttatttattccatAAAATCAGATGATTTTTACCACGATTTGAAAACTCATTTCCTAAAATATTTTGACACGAGTAATTACAGCATTCAGAACGAATACGACCTACCTTgcattaacaaaaaagtaccAGGTCTGTTTAAGGATGAAATGGGTGGGAGGATAATAACAGAGTTCGTGGGTCTAAGATCCAAACTGTACTGTGTAAAAACTCAAGATATGGTTATAAAAAAGGCTAAAGGTGTCAAAGCATGTATAGTTCGAGATCTGACTGATTCAGACTATAAATCCGtccttcataaaaataatgtcatccgcaagaaaaatattttgtttagatCGATCCGCCATGAATTAATTACGAAAAGCATTAATAAAGTAGCTCTATCTCACAACGATGACAAAAGATTGATACGTAGCGATAAAATTAGTACAATAGCCTGGGGTAGTACACATATTTTGTGATCTGTTGATTACtttgatattaaatataaatacatagtttTAATATAGTATAGTTAAGTACCCTAAATGTTAATTAAGATTATGTGAGTGTAACTAGATATAAGAATGTAatcaattaaaatgttttttaataataaaatcaaagcagaatatttatttggtttttttttttttttttttagacctattctaaattcataaaaatgctatacataggtaggtatattattcaCTATCAAATAGTTTGATGGAAAACAACCAAACACGTGTAGCTCACTAATGTAGCTCACACGCCCCGTGTCTGCGTCAGCAAAAACAAGTCTATACTTGTCTATACTGCCGGCACTCTTTGTAATAAAATCGAAGGTATTCTACTGGAAAACTGCAACGCAAACATTTTTGTAAGTGTGAAAAAGATAGTATGTTATAAAACATGGTGTTTTCAAATTGTCGATGTTGCATATTCATTATGTTTTCACAACACGTGGCTACTGCGTAAAGTGCAACGCAAACGTTTGTGTAAGTGTGAAAAAGATAGCATGTTATAAAACATGATGTTTTCAAATTATCGATGTTGCATATTGATTATGTTTCTTTCATTCTACCACCAGCGTGCGCACGAGCACCTCACTGTTAAGACTCGGACCATTCTCAAACAAAACTCTACAAAATGTCACAATcggtaagttatttatttcttctcGCATATTTGAATGTAAAGTGCTCGAGAGTTATGGTGgacaattatttaatatttttctttctttccagaTCCTGAATGAATCTAGTCCATACGGGTTAGGTACGCCGCATTCATTCGACCAGCTGCAGTGCGGACAAGTCTGGTTCGACAGCGATGTTGAAGAGGTGCGGCCACCAAGCCCAGAGAGAACCATCACTAAAAAGAAAAGTGTTGCGACCAGACAGTCCAGAAAACGGCGGGCGGAGGATGACTCCACAACCTCTTACGTGATGAGCAAATCACCGCGACCAGGACATCGGCTCGTGAGAATTGAGGTTGTGGATCTGAACAGCAGCACTAGTGACAGTGAGTGTGTGGTGCTAAAAGCACAGTACGTTGTGACGCATCCGGTAGATGAAATAATAGACATGACGGAAAACctcgtgaaaaaaataacaaagacTATGTGTAGCTCTTAAGTAATTTTAGGTTtagtttagtatgtaaactatatttttgtatagatgtaggtatattaaaatgaataaaaaacttttataaaaatctggattttattttctttaaacataatattaataattattataataccatTTCCTTAAACAAATAACTGTTTTTAAAGCACAATATTTTTGATGGTTAAAACAACAAATTTTGTCATTACCTTGATAACTATCAAATAATGATTTTAAGTTAGGGCACCCCCTTTCTCCGATATCTAGAACTTTACAATCAGGTGACAACTCTCTTAACCACTTACATTTCTCATAACCTTTAACAAATACATTTGCTTTGTCTAAAACTGGTTTTATTAACCTGCTAAATTCATTATAATCTATGTACCCTTGTCGCCAGTAAATTCCCCTATTTCTCTCCAACCATTTTACTTGTTTCTTTTCATCATtagttaattttgaaaatggatAAGGAGGCTTTACTAAATAGACCTGAGTATATTCTTTTGTAGCATATGCTAATTCTTTGataataaatctatttttatagTCACGAAATCCTTGCAaatccaataataataaatcagtactcatattagtttttttacaatattagaCAGTGGTTTATACTCGATTATacaatcatttaaaataagacaATAAGCTGTTGTTTGATCGGGTATTTCTACATCACTCTCTATCTCAACACGTACATCCACCGGTCCGGTTTTTAATGTTTCGTTTTGACGACAACAGTCAACCACGAACAAGGGTGCCTTTTCTTTAAACTGTTTTAAACTTAACAACGGCCCTAACTGATGTCCAAAATATGACTGTTGAAATTTCACGTACTGCTCGTATATTAATAGATATCGGTCTTCTCCAAATTTTATATCAAGATTTTCATATGGAAAATAGGTAGAATTTAAGAACACTTTAACATCGCGTAAATGACAATGATCGAATTGGGACATATCCGACTTAGCATTGCTTTTTCGATTTGTTTGTAAGCCTATAATAACGAACCGCGGTTTTTCCATTTGAGATGTAGTTTTTATTGACCACGTATGTTTGGTACTTCTTGGTAATAGAGGATATTCATAAAGATCCCAATTTCTAAATGCTATATTAATAGCTTTGTCTTTCTCTAAATATCTCAATAAGTGAATCCTCTCGCGATCTGATACTTTTATATGTGGCATTCTCCacactaatttatttatggttaTATCGTCTAA
Protein-coding sequences here:
- the LOC125489188 gene encoding uncharacterized protein LOC125489188: MNVSVHFCLRASIKHPSCCTVCRYHTPPRTAPRPPQTPVPYHCHRRRRHRHRRRHRRRRRRPPPAASAPSQPIVPPASTQANKLYLCKMSDSECESFVAQDAAAAAAKKKPAASKRKSSASASSTSSSTNKSQKKKKTVDVFGLCNEDEYNECVLQSKTLPSFVVNRVANGNQRRVGSTSGEFYAELKVYARHDAEEAPKDTRWTKALLRLNCYLEEGSPQWKLLHRFVKEAGTLFEDCVPSFYNPDLVKIKQAD
- the LOC105390813 gene encoding uncharacterized protein LOC105390813; translated protein: MSQSILNESSPYGLGTPHSFDQLQCGQVWFDSDVEEVRPPSPERTITKKKSVATRQSRKRRAEDDSTTSYVMSKSPRPGHRLVRIEVVDLNSSTSDSECVVLKAQYVVTHPVDEIIDMTENLVKKITKTMCSS